In a single window of the Heliangelus exortis chromosome 1, bHelExo1.hap1, whole genome shotgun sequence genome:
- the LOC139791698 gene encoding calmodulin, striated muscle, whose product MASERLSEEKISEFKEAFSLFDRDGDGCITTKELGTVMRSLGQNPTEAELQEMVGELDADGSGTVDFPEFLSLMARKMKDTDSEEEIREAFRVFDKDGNGYISAAELRHVMTNLGEKLTEEEVEEMIKEADGNNDGQVNYEEFVRMMTEK is encoded by the coding sequence ATGGCTTCCGAACGTTTGTCTGAGGAGAAAATCTCTGAATTCAAAGAAGCTTTTTCCCTTTTCGACCGGGATGGGGACGGCTGCATCACCACCAAGGAGCTGGGAACCGTCATGCGCTCCTTGGGGCAAAACCCCAcagaagctgagctgcaggagatggTGGGGGAGTTGGACGCCGACGGGAGCGGCACCGTGGACTTCCCGGAATTCCTCTCCTTGATGGCGAGGAAGATGAAGGACACGGACAGCGAGGAAGAGATCCGGGAAGCTTTCCGGGTGTTTGATAAGGACGGGAACGGTTACATCAGCGCGGCGGAGCTGCGGCACGTGATGACCAACCTGGGGGAGAAGCTGAcggaggaggaggtggaggagatgATCAAAGAGGCCGACGGCAACAACGACGGGCAGGTCAACTATGAGGAGTTTGTGAGGATGATGACGGAGAAGTGA